Proteins found in one Etheostoma spectabile isolate EspeVRDwgs_2016 chromosome 14, UIUC_Espe_1.0, whole genome shotgun sequence genomic segment:
- the nfe2l3 gene encoding nuclear factor erythroid 2-related factor 3, whose product MQIAKKYLTEGLIQLTILLSLIGVRVDIDSYLSGYYTPLIEINLGPSSAYSQTPFHNLRDTLDGYSVHPKCPDLDNFFASRRLLDEVRTLGSPRFPTQLNAWLVHQVSATDKADCGPSTSNNTDTNSGLESPGDEVRNDSEHLPDSGQEVCKTTPELGQRPCSTGACGFFKEEEDVKVKEEEEPVPLTQLAHSSTLEQESLLEGITALSDPARHQPPAIDIDQHWSNLLSLSVTDLDDLDSLVTERLSDLGTDITSAISQDVSLHDAMVTSSGAFGVASERVESRPVTQQQRTLLRLDSHSDASPGMAVGLAALPFATVCNLTGNVSSHSALGGCLDEAVFDQINQLGLEGLDTQLMGSLESIDPQVLEDLDSDSGLSLESSSGGPVSPGSSEMSSSSSSYCEDECGATGYSSEVDSVPSKGIMDYNTTWSPIDLSESVWHDHSYSSAAFFNQPSVTLPHKGIKEEPLSEDDEDGPRFEDRELSRDELRARALCIPFSVLQIVNMPVEEFLEVLDGHGFSPEQVTLLRDIRRRGKNKLAAQNCRKRKLDAITGLQEEVERLHVQRGRLLREKQLTAKTMGAVGQQIKQLTRDVLARLRDNSGRPLNPERFTLQCGANGRVVVQPVRRPAVSTSTGNKTDKRKKEKKQ is encoded by the exons ATGCAAATCGCGAAAAAATACCTCACAGAAGGCCTAATTCAGTTAACGATCTTACTCAGTTTGATTGGAGTTCGTGTGGATATCGACAGCTACCTAAGCGGCTATTATACGCCTCTGATAGAGATTAACTTGGGTCCTAGCTCAGCCTACAGCCAGACACCCTTTCATAATTTGAGAGACACTCTTGACGGATACAGTGTGCACCCAAAATGTCCCGATTTGGACAATTTCTTTGCAAGTCGCCGGCTACTAGACGAGGTGAGGACCCTTGGCTCACCGCGGTTCCCCACACAGTTGAACGCATGGCTGGTGCACCAAGTGTCTGCCACTGACAAGGCTGACTGTGGGCCTTCAACCAGCAACAACACTGACACCAACTCAGGGCTAGAGAGCCCCGGGGACGAAGTCAGGAATGACAGTGAGCACCTGCCTGACAGTGGCCAAGAGGTGTGCAAAACAACACCTGAGCTCGGACAAAGGCCTTGTAGCACTGGAGCCTGCGGGTTTTTTAAAgag GAGGAGGATGTTAAAGTTAAAGAGGAGGAAGAACCCGTCCCACTTACTCAGCTGGCTCACAGTTCAACACTGGAACAAGAG AGTCTGCTTGAAGGCATCACTGCACTGTCTGATCCAGCACGCCACCAACCTCCTGCCATTGATATTGACCAGCACTGGAGCAATttactctctctgtctgttactGACCTTGAC GACTTGGACTCCCTTGTTACTGAGCGTCTGTCAGATCTCGGCACAGACATCACCAGCGCCATCAGCCAGGATGTCAGTTTGCATGACGCTATGGTGACCAGTTCTGGAGCATTTGGTGTGGCGTCTGAAAGAGTTGAGTCCAGGCCAGTCACGCAACAACAAAGAACCCTGTTACGACTGGACTCGCACTCGGACGCATCACCAGGCATGGCAGTGGGTCTGGCTGCTCTTCCCTTTGCTACAGTCTGTAATTTAACTGGAAATGTGTCCTCGCATAGTGCACTGGGCGGCTGTCTGGATGAGGCAGTGTTCGACCAAATCAATCAGCTAGGGTTGGAAGGCCTGGACACCCAGCTGATGGGCTCTCTCGAGAGCATAGACCCACAGGTCCTCGAGGACTTGGACTCAGACTCGGGTCTCTCCTTGGAGAGCAGCTCTGGAGGTCCAGTCTCCCCAG GCTCATCCGAGATGTCCTCGTCATCCAGCTCATACTGTGAGGATGAGTGTGGAGCTACAGGCTACAGCAGTGAGGTGGATTCTGTCCCCTCAAAAGGCATCATGGACTACAACACAACATGGTCACCAATTGAtctgagtgagagtgtgtggcATGACCACAGCTACTCATCTGCTGCTTTCTTCAACCAGCCATCAGTAACCCTTCCTCACAAAGGTATTAAAGAGGAGCCTCTCAGTGAAGATGATGAGGACGGGCCAAGGTTTGAAGACAGGGAGCTAAGTCGCGATGAGCTGCGCGCCCGTGCCTTGTGCATTCCGTTCTCTGTCCTGCAGATTGTCAACATGCCGGTGGAGGAGTTCCTGGAGGTCCTTGACGGTCATGGCTTCTCCCCGGAACAGGTGACCCTCCTGAGGGATATCCGCAGACGGGGAAAGAACAAACTGGCAGCGCAAAACTGCCGGAAGCGCAAACTAGATGCCATCACAGGGCTGCAGGAGGAGGTGGAAAGGTTGCATGTGCAGAGAGGAAGGCTACTGAGGGAGAAACAGCTTACAGCCAAGACAATGGGCGCTGTGGGCCAGCAGATAAAGCAGCTGACCAGAGACGTACTGGCCCGGCTGAGGGACAACTCAGGACGGCCCCTGAACCCAGAGAGATTCACCCTGCAGTGCGGGGCTAATGGGAGGGTTGTAGTTCAGCCTGTAAGACGGCCTGCTGTCTCCACATCAACAGGCAACAAAACGgacaagaggaagaaggagaaaaagcaaTGA